The Leptospira sp. WS39.C2 genome contains a region encoding:
- the sppA gene encoding signal peptide peptidase SppA, producing MPLRKFGLISSVVLLSILFTESCVIGNSMNLFPPSAKSEFEEKLIAGKDQEKIVIIAIEGMISDEGKESFFGPSSDSMVVRVKESLKRAERDPDVKGVILKINSPGGTVTASDIIYQEVKKFKERKGIPVFAGFMDTAASGAYYIAMATDSIGAHPTTVTGSVGVIMSGFNVKEGLDKIGVKDQSFTSGPNKALGSPTTEMTQEQRKILQSIIDSLFARFFDVVKKGRPKVSEARLKEICDGRIFTAEQAQKEGMIDFIGYFDNFVIELMKHPKYEGNPQGSPRIVTYQRGKVPVENIYQATDVKGNPISFGIAEKFLGTNTNSKFLYLWDI from the coding sequence ATGCCTTTAAGAAAGTTTGGTCTCATTAGTTCCGTCGTTCTTCTTTCGATTCTTTTTACAGAATCATGTGTCATTGGGAATAGTATGAATTTATTCCCACCATCAGCTAAGTCTGAATTCGAAGAGAAACTCATTGCTGGAAAGGATCAAGAAAAAATCGTAATTATCGCCATCGAAGGGATGATTTCTGATGAAGGAAAAGAATCCTTTTTTGGTCCCTCTTCAGATTCTATGGTTGTTCGTGTCAAAGAATCTCTGAAACGCGCAGAAAGAGACCCGGATGTCAAAGGTGTCATTTTAAAAATTAACTCCCCTGGCGGAACTGTTACTGCAAGTGACATCATCTACCAAGAAGTGAAAAAGTTCAAAGAAAGAAAAGGGATCCCTGTTTTTGCAGGATTTATGGATACAGCTGCAAGTGGTGCATACTACATTGCAATGGCTACTGATTCCATTGGTGCTCACCCAACAACTGTTACTGGCTCAGTTGGTGTTATTATGTCTGGGTTCAATGTCAAAGAAGGATTAGATAAAATTGGAGTGAAAGACCAATCCTTTACCTCTGGTCCAAACAAAGCTCTCGGTTCTCCAACAACTGAAATGACCCAGGAACAAAGGAAAATTTTACAATCCATCATTGATAGTTTGTTTGCACGTTTTTTTGATGTAGTTAAAAAAGGCCGACCTAAAGTTTCTGAAGCTAGGCTTAAAGAAATTTGTGACGGAAGGATCTTCACTGCAGAACAAGCACAGAAAGAAGGTATGATCGATTTTATTGGTTACTTTGATAATTTTGTGATCGAACTCATGAAACACCCGAAGTATGAAGGAAACCCACAAGGATCACCTCGCATTGTTACCTACCAAAGAGGAAAAGTTCCTGTGGAAAATATCTACCAAGCTACTGACGTAAAAGGAAATCCTATATCATTTGGTATCGCAGAGAAATTTCTTGGAACAAATACAAACTCGAAGTTTTTATATCTCTGGGATATCTAA
- a CDS encoding aldose 1-epimerase, translating into MHLLKTKYSSFGTEPTGGGQWLHLVLQSPVDGSKVSVVSGHKAPDPFFASGSFLMFPWVNRLEPNPWAREPFYPSVHWLTDGNGIPLHGLFHNLPRTILVETQGENESTVKFSMEIPETWKGTLLSKIQVTEVYKLYPSELKIIYELKNSSEEEFPFALGIHPYFRWNEEESIDDLFLIGSGFHQIKLGDYLLPERVLGDEVFLNRELPLMGKNLDDLYAAKDKEMPYIGLFSMNKKEKLLISGGNFYQVYTPQDRRSIAIEPMTSTGNFLHFPGANPSSIQPQSEKKIEFSIRMDQF; encoded by the coding sequence TTGCACCTATTGAAAACAAAATACTCTAGTTTTGGGACAGAACCCACTGGAGGTGGGCAATGGTTGCATTTGGTTCTCCAGTCACCTGTGGATGGATCCAAAGTATCCGTTGTTTCGGGCCACAAAGCCCCAGATCCCTTTTTTGCTTCCGGTTCTTTTTTGATGTTCCCATGGGTAAACCGATTGGAGCCAAATCCTTGGGCAAGGGAACCATTTTACCCAAGCGTCCACTGGCTTACCGATGGGAATGGAATCCCTCTCCATGGGCTTTTTCATAATTTACCTCGGACCATCCTTGTTGAAACCCAAGGGGAAAACGAATCCACAGTCAAATTTTCCATGGAAATTCCAGAAACTTGGAAAGGGACCTTACTTTCCAAAATCCAAGTGACGGAAGTCTACAAACTTTATCCGTCAGAACTGAAAATCATCTATGAACTAAAGAATTCTTCAGAGGAAGAATTCCCCTTTGCACTAGGGATCCATCCTTATTTCCGTTGGAACGAAGAAGAGTCAATAGATGACCTCTTTCTCATTGGTTCAGGATTTCACCAAATCAAATTAGGGGATTACCTTTTGCCAGAACGGGTATTAGGTGATGAGGTTTTTCTCAACCGAGAGTTGCCCCTGATGGGAAAAAATTTGGATGATTTATACGCAGCAAAAGATAAAGAAATGCCTTACATAGGACTCTTCTCAATGAACAAAAAGGAAAAATTACTGATCTCTGGTGGAAATTTTTACCAAGTGTACACACCACAAGATAGAAGGTCAATCGCCATTGAGCCCATGACAAGTACTGGGAATTTTTTACATTTCCCTGGTGCAAATCCTAGTAGTATCCAACCTCAATCCGAAAAAAAAATTGAATTCTCGATTCGTATGGATCAATTCTAA